A single Vanacampus margaritifer isolate UIUO_Vmar chromosome 7, RoL_Vmar_1.0, whole genome shotgun sequence DNA region contains:
- the adra2a gene encoding alpha-2A adrenergic receptor, translating to MIFAKPALIAPEAGQSASMGFDNDTNQTLPGVSPLTLPISLPLSALVSVIILLTVFGNVLVVIAVFTSRALRAPQNLFLVSLASADILVATLVMPFSLANEIMGYWYFGEVWCEIYLALDVLFCTASIAHLCAISLDRYWSITQAIEYNLKRTPRRIKCIIFIVWIIAAVISFPPLITMEKENSEVDPVCKINTEKWYVISSCIGSFFLPCVIMVLVYVRIYQIAKKRTRAPPGDRRRKDKSNAVATSNQKENGSAAGEAEKLKEHEDIELKEGVAGKEGEVNGVDIEESSSSDHKVNNPCSMKKKAAKGRCKIKPGDGEMQKKSSKGSRWKGRQNREKRFTFVLAVVIGVFVICWFPFFFTYMLMTLCKSCPVPDTLFKFFFWFGYCNSALNPIIYTIFNNDFRRSFKKILCKRDARRYG from the coding sequence ATGATATTTGCCAAGCCGGCATTAATCGCACCAGAAGCGGGACAATCTGCCTCCATGGGGTTCGACAACGACACCAACCAGACGCTCCCCGGGGTGAGCCCCTTGACCCTGCCCATCTCCCTGCCGCTGTCGGCGCTGGTGAGCGTCATCATCCTGCTCACCGTGTTTGGAAATGTACTGGTGGTCATCGCCGTGTTTACAAGCCGAGCTCTGAGGGCACCGCAGAACCTCTTCCTGGTGTCTCTGGCGTCGGCGGACATTTTAGTGGCCACCCTGGTGATGCCCTTCTCCTTGGCCAATGAGATCATGGGATATTGGTACTTTGGGGAGGTTTGGTGCGAGATCTATCTGGCTTTGGATGTTCTTTTCTGCACCGCCTCCATCGCACACCTGTGTGCCATCAGTCTGGACCGCTACTGGTCCATCACGCAGGCCATCGAGTACAACCTGAAGAGGACGCCGCGCCGCATCAAGTGCATCATTTTCATCGTTTGGATCATCGCGGCCGTTATCTCCTTCCCGCCGCTAATCACCATGGAGAAGGAAAACAGCGAGGTGGACCCCGTTTGCAAGATCAACACCGAAAAGTGGTACGTCATCTCCTCCTGCATCGGCTCCTTCTTCCTCCCCTGCGTCATCATGGTGCTGGTCTACGTCAGGATCTACCAGATCGCCAAAAAGAGGACACGGGCGCCCCCTGGGGACCGGAGGCGGAAAGACAAGTCCAACGCCGTGGCAACCTCCAACCAGAAGGAGAACGGGTCGGCCGCAGGCGAGGCCGAGAAGCTGAAGGAGCACGAGGACATCGAGCTGAAGGAAGGAGTCGCGGGCAAAGAAGGCGAGGTCAACGGTGTGGACATTGAGGAGTCGTCCTCTTCCGACCACAAAGTCAACAACCCCTGCTCGATGAAGAAGAAAGCCGCCAAGGGCAGATGTAAAATCAAGCCGGGAGATGGAGAGATGCAGAAGAAGAGCTCCAAAGGAAGCCGCTGGAAGGGCCGGCAGAACCGAGAGAAACGCTTCACCTTCGTCCTGGCGGTGGTCATCGGCGTCTTCGTCATCTGCTGGTTCCCCTTCTTCTTTACGTACATGCTAATGACGCTGTGCAAGTCGTGCCCCGTCCCCGACACCCTCTTCAAGTTCTTCTTCTGGTTCGGGTATTGCAACAGCGCACTGAATCCGATCATCTACACCATCTTCAACAATGACTTTCGCAGGTCCTTCAAGAAGATACTATGTAAGAGAGACGCTAGACGATACGGATGA